One Setaria italica strain Yugu1 chromosome II, Setaria_italica_v2.0, whole genome shotgun sequence DNA segment encodes these proteins:
- the LOC101778475 gene encoding cadmium/zinc-transporting ATPase HMA3 isoform X1, with amino-acid sequence MKALNRAGQEASERAYGSSGGVVGRWPSPYILASGGLLLASSLAPLLPPLRWLALAAACAGAPPVLLRALASATRLALDINVLMLAAAAGAAALGDFAEAGAIVFLFTTAEWLETLACTKATAGMSSLMSMIPPRVVLADTGEVVSLRDVKVGAVVAVRAGEVVPIDGVVVDGQSEVDESSLTGESFPVPKQPPSEVWAGTMNLDGYIAVRTTALAENSTVAKMERLVEAAQNSRSKTQRLIDSCSKYYTPAVVALAASVVLVPLLLRAQDMRRWFRLALVLLVSACPCALVLSTPVATFCALLRAARMGVLIKGGDILETLGGIRVAAFDKTGTITKGEFSIDGFHVVGDKVELSQLLYWVSSIESKSSHPMATALVEYAQSKSIQPKPENATEFRIYPGEGIYGEISGRHVYIGNRRIMARSSCYTVTCAVPEMDDRKGASIGYVICDGDLVGAFSLSDDCRTGAAEAIRELRSMGIKSVMLTGDSRSAAMRAQEQLRGAMDELHPELLPADKVRLVGELKARDGPTMMVGDGMNDAPALAMADVGVSMGLSGSAAAMETSHATLMSSDILRVPAAVGLGRRARRTIAVNVVVSVAAKAAVVALAVAWRPVLWAAVLADVGTCLVVVLHSMTLLREPGTRRGGKDEVCRATARSLAMRSSQLAAASNGATASVQGPDVGGTRSCRCCQKPGKSSEQEHSVVIDIPAASSSSAEHREIQIPRATAKGSGGGCCGAGKACGASTVTSAADVPRKCCARKEDSRVSVKTACCNNGGGARGSPR; translated from the exons ATGAAGGCTCTGAACAGGGCGGGCCAGGAGGCGTCTGAGCGCGCGtacggcagcagcggcggggtCGTCGGCAGGTGGCCCAGCCCGTACATCCTCGCcagcggcggcctcctcctcgcctcctccctcgcgccgctcctcccgccgctgcGCTggctggcgctggcggcggcctgCGCCGGCGCGCCACCGGTGCTGCTCAGGGCGCTCGCCTCGGCGACAAGGCTTGCCCTGGACATCAACGTGCTCatgctcgccgcggcggccggcgccgccgcgctcggggACTTCGCGGAGGCAGGCGCCATCGTGTTCCTCTTCACCACCGCCGAGTGGCTCGAGACGCTGGCGTGCACCAAGGCCACCGCCGGGATGTCGTCGCTCATGAGCATGATCCCGCCCAGGGTCGTCCTCGCCGACACCGGGGAGGTCGTCAGCCTGCGCGACGTCAAggtcggcgccgtcgtcgcggtCAGGGCGGGGGAAGTGGTGCCGATCGACGGCGTGGTCGTTGACGGGCAGAGCGAGGTCGACGAGAGTAGCCTCACCGGCGAGTCCTTCCCCGTGCCAAAGCAGCCGCCGTCGGAGGTCTGGGCCGGCACCATGAACCTGGATG GTTACATTGCCGTGAGGACAACAGCTCTGGCCGAGAACTCGACGGTGGCAAAGATGGAGAggctggtggaggcggcgcagaACAGCCGGTCCAAGACGCAGCGGCTCATCGATTCTTGCTCAAAGTACTACACGCCGG ccGTGGTTGCTCTTGCAGCAAGTGTGGTTCTTGTCCCCCTGCTGCTGCGAGCACAGGACATGCGAAGATGGTTTCGGCTGGCCTTAGTCCTGCTGGTGAGCGCGTGCCCGTGCGCGTTGGTCCTGTCGACGCCGGTCGCTACGTTCTGCGCGCTCCTGAGGGCGGCGAGGATGGGGGTTCTCATCAAGGGAGGGGACATTCTTGAGACACTAGGTGGGATCAGGGTTGCGGCATTCGACAAGACGGGAACTATCACAAAAGGGGAGTTCAGCATTGATGGATTCCATGTGGTTGGGGACAAAGTTGAATTGAGCCAGCTTCTTTACTG GGTGTCTAGCATTGAGAGCAAATCAAGCCATCCAATGGCAACTGCACTTGTGGAGTACGCTCAGTCCAAATCCATCCAGCCGAAGCCGGAAAACGCGACTGAATTTCGCATCTACCCCGGGGAAGGCATCTATGGGGAGATCAGTGGAAGACATGTCTACATTGGAAACAGAAGGATCATGGCAAGGTCCTCATGCTACACAG TTACGTGCGCAGTACCAGAAATGGATGATCGAAAAGGCGCGTCGATCGGCTATGTGATCTGCGACGGGGATCTAGTGGGGGCGTTCTCGCTCTCCGACGACTGCCGgaccggcgcggcggaggcgatCCGCGAGCTGAGATCAATGGGGATCAAGTCGGTGATGCTGACAGGGGACAGCAGGTCGGCGGCCATGCGCGCGCAGGAGCAGCTAAGGGGCGCCATGGATGAGCTCCACCCGGAGCTCCTCCCGGCGGACAAGGTCCGACTCGTCGGCGAGCTCAAGGCGCGGGACGGGCCGACGATGATGGTCGGAGACGGCATGAACGACGCCCCCGCGCTGGCCATGGCGGACGTCGGCGTGTCCATGGGTCTGTCGGGCTCGGCAGCCGCCATGGAGACCAGCCACGCCACGCTCATGTCCAGCGACATCCTCAGGgtgcccgccgccgtcgggctCGGGCGGCGCGCACGCCGGACCATCGCCGTAAACGTGGTTGTCTCCGTCGCCGCGaaggccgccgtcgtcgcgctcgccgtcgcgtgGCGACCCGTGCTGTGGGCGGCCGTGCTCGCCGACGTCGGGACGTGCCTGGTCGTCGTGCTCCACAGCATGACGCTGCTGAGGGAACCTGGGAcacggaggggagggaaggacGAGGTGTGCCGCGCCACGGCGAGGTCGCTGGCCATGAGGTCGTCCCAGCTCGCCGCAGCATCGAACGGCGCGACGGCGAGTGTTCAGGGACCAGATGTTGGAGGAACTAGAAGCTGCCGTTGCTGTCAGAAGCCAGGAAAGTCGTCTGAGCAGGAGCACTCGGTTGTGATCGACATACCggcggcatcatcatcatctgccGAGCATCGAGAAATCCAGATTCCTCGCGCCACGGCgaaaggcagcggcggtggatGTTGCGGCGCCGGCAAAGCTTGTGGTGCTTCCACGGTGACTTCTGCAGCTGACGTTCCGAGAAAATGTTGTGCCCGTAAAGAAGACAGCCGTGTGAGTGTTAAGACAGCCTGCTGCAACAATGGAGGTGGTGCGCGGGGTTCTCCTAGGTAG
- the LOC101778475 gene encoding cadmium/zinc-transporting ATPase HMA3 isoform X2: MMGGAERPAKAPGAAELEERLLRPPAAARSRDLDGGGRRKRGKWEKTYLDVLGVCCSAEVALVERLLAPIDGIRGVTVVVPSRTVIVEHDPAAVSLPMKALNRAGQEASERAYGSSGGVVGRWPSPYILASGGLLLASSLAPLLPPLRWLALAAACAGAPPVLLRALASATRLALDINVLMLAAAAGAAALGDFAEAGAIVFLFTTAEWLETLACTKATAGMSSLMSMIPPRVVLADTGEVVSLRDVKVGAVVAVRAGEVVPIDGVVVDGQSEVDESSLTGESFPVPKQPPSEVWAGTMNLDGYIAVRTTALAENSTVAKMERLVEAAQNSRSKTQRLIDSCSKYYTPAVVALAASVVLVPLLLRAQDMRRWFRLALVLLVSACPCALVLSTPVATFCALLRAARMGVLIKGGDILETLGGIRVAAFDKTGTITKGEFSIDGFHVVGDKVELSQLLYWVSSIESKSSHPMATALVEYAQSKSIQPKPENATEFRIYPGEGIYGEISGRHVYIGNRRIMARSSCYTVPEMDDRKGASIGYVICDGDLVGAFSLSDDCRTGAAEAIRELRSMGIKSVMLTGDSRSAAMRAQEQLRGAMDELHPELLPADKVRLVGELKARDGPTMMVGDGMNDAPALAMADVGVSMGLSGSAAAMETSHATLMSSDILRVPAAVGLGRRARRTIAVNVVVSVAAKAAVVALAVAWRPVLWAAVLADVGTCLVVVLHSMTLLREPGTRRGGKDEVCRATARSLAMRSSQLAAASNGATASVQGPDVGGTRSCRCCQKPGKSSEQEHSVVIDIPAASSSSAEHREIQIPRATAKGSGGGCCGAGKACGASTVTSAADVPRKCCARKEDSRVSVKTACCNNGGGARGSPR; the protein is encoded by the exons ATGATGGGTGGTGCTGAGAGGCCAGCGAAGGCGCCAGGAGCCGCCGAGCTCGAGGAGAGGCtgctgcggccgccggcggcggcgaggagccgaGATcttgacggcggcggcaggaggaagagggggaAGTGGGAGAAGACGTACCTGGACGTGCTGGGCGTCTGCTGCTCCGCGGAGGTAGCGCTCGTCGAGCGGCTGCTGGCGCCGATCGACGGCATCCGGGGGgtcaccgtcgtcgtcccctCCCGCACCGTCATCGTCGAGcacgaccccgccgccgtctccct ACCGATGAAGGCTCTGAACAGGGCGGGCCAGGAGGCGTCTGAGCGCGCGtacggcagcagcggcggggtCGTCGGCAGGTGGCCCAGCCCGTACATCCTCGCcagcggcggcctcctcctcgcctcctccctcgcgccgctcctcccgccgctgcGCTggctggcgctggcggcggcctgCGCCGGCGCGCCACCGGTGCTGCTCAGGGCGCTCGCCTCGGCGACAAGGCTTGCCCTGGACATCAACGTGCTCatgctcgccgcggcggccggcgccgccgcgctcggggACTTCGCGGAGGCAGGCGCCATCGTGTTCCTCTTCACCACCGCCGAGTGGCTCGAGACGCTGGCGTGCACCAAGGCCACCGCCGGGATGTCGTCGCTCATGAGCATGATCCCGCCCAGGGTCGTCCTCGCCGACACCGGGGAGGTCGTCAGCCTGCGCGACGTCAAggtcggcgccgtcgtcgcggtCAGGGCGGGGGAAGTGGTGCCGATCGACGGCGTGGTCGTTGACGGGCAGAGCGAGGTCGACGAGAGTAGCCTCACCGGCGAGTCCTTCCCCGTGCCAAAGCAGCCGCCGTCGGAGGTCTGGGCCGGCACCATGAACCTGGATG GTTACATTGCCGTGAGGACAACAGCTCTGGCCGAGAACTCGACGGTGGCAAAGATGGAGAggctggtggaggcggcgcagaACAGCCGGTCCAAGACGCAGCGGCTCATCGATTCTTGCTCAAAGTACTACACGCCGG ccGTGGTTGCTCTTGCAGCAAGTGTGGTTCTTGTCCCCCTGCTGCTGCGAGCACAGGACATGCGAAGATGGTTTCGGCTGGCCTTAGTCCTGCTGGTGAGCGCGTGCCCGTGCGCGTTGGTCCTGTCGACGCCGGTCGCTACGTTCTGCGCGCTCCTGAGGGCGGCGAGGATGGGGGTTCTCATCAAGGGAGGGGACATTCTTGAGACACTAGGTGGGATCAGGGTTGCGGCATTCGACAAGACGGGAACTATCACAAAAGGGGAGTTCAGCATTGATGGATTCCATGTGGTTGGGGACAAAGTTGAATTGAGCCAGCTTCTTTACTG GGTGTCTAGCATTGAGAGCAAATCAAGCCATCCAATGGCAACTGCACTTGTGGAGTACGCTCAGTCCAAATCCATCCAGCCGAAGCCGGAAAACGCGACTGAATTTCGCATCTACCCCGGGGAAGGCATCTATGGGGAGATCAGTGGAAGACATGTCTACATTGGAAACAGAAGGATCATGGCAAGGTCCTCATGCTACACAG TACCAGAAATGGATGATCGAAAAGGCGCGTCGATCGGCTATGTGATCTGCGACGGGGATCTAGTGGGGGCGTTCTCGCTCTCCGACGACTGCCGgaccggcgcggcggaggcgatCCGCGAGCTGAGATCAATGGGGATCAAGTCGGTGATGCTGACAGGGGACAGCAGGTCGGCGGCCATGCGCGCGCAGGAGCAGCTAAGGGGCGCCATGGATGAGCTCCACCCGGAGCTCCTCCCGGCGGACAAGGTCCGACTCGTCGGCGAGCTCAAGGCGCGGGACGGGCCGACGATGATGGTCGGAGACGGCATGAACGACGCCCCCGCGCTGGCCATGGCGGACGTCGGCGTGTCCATGGGTCTGTCGGGCTCGGCAGCCGCCATGGAGACCAGCCACGCCACGCTCATGTCCAGCGACATCCTCAGGgtgcccgccgccgtcgggctCGGGCGGCGCGCACGCCGGACCATCGCCGTAAACGTGGTTGTCTCCGTCGCCGCGaaggccgccgtcgtcgcgctcgccgtcgcgtgGCGACCCGTGCTGTGGGCGGCCGTGCTCGCCGACGTCGGGACGTGCCTGGTCGTCGTGCTCCACAGCATGACGCTGCTGAGGGAACCTGGGAcacggaggggagggaaggacGAGGTGTGCCGCGCCACGGCGAGGTCGCTGGCCATGAGGTCGTCCCAGCTCGCCGCAGCATCGAACGGCGCGACGGCGAGTGTTCAGGGACCAGATGTTGGAGGAACTAGAAGCTGCCGTTGCTGTCAGAAGCCAGGAAAGTCGTCTGAGCAGGAGCACTCGGTTGTGATCGACATACCggcggcatcatcatcatctgccGAGCATCGAGAAATCCAGATTCCTCGCGCCACGGCgaaaggcagcggcggtggatGTTGCGGCGCCGGCAAAGCTTGTGGTGCTTCCACGGTGACTTCTGCAGCTGACGTTCCGAGAAAATGTTGTGCCCGTAAAGAAGACAGCCGTGTGAGTGTTAAGACAGCCTGCTGCAACAATGGAGGTGGTGCGCGGGGTTCTCCTAGGTAG